The Methanolacinia petrolearia DSM 11571 genome has a segment encoding these proteins:
- a CDS encoding ABC transporter ATP-binding protein, with protein sequence MIEFRDLVKTYNGVNAVDGLSLTINDGEIYGLLGPNGAGKSTTILMLCGLIQPDSGECLINGVEVSKNPIEVKRNIGYMPEDVGFYQNMSAAQNLDFFARLFGITADERGARIDSLLELVGLSGVEKKVGGFSKGMRQRLGIAKTLINDPDVIILDEPTANLDPQGVADYRRIIRQISESGKTVLVSSHILSEVSKVCTKIGIMCRGKIVHEGSWDNFTDSINSLKLPELRINVETTTPMGELTVPGIIEADYSSDRKKVKIISSSDIRAEIAEELFSLKIIPREIALDSTTVEDAILSFYNSGEAMP encoded by the coding sequence CTGATTGAATTCAGGGATCTTGTCAAGACATACAATGGTGTAAATGCTGTTGACGGGCTCTCTTTAACAATAAATGACGGTGAAATATACGGACTTCTGGGACCCAACGGAGCAGGAAAAAGCACCACTATACTCATGCTTTGCGGCCTTATACAACCTGATTCCGGCGAATGCCTGATCAACGGGGTTGAGGTGTCGAAAAATCCGATAGAAGTAAAGAGGAATATCGGATATATGCCTGAGGATGTGGGTTTTTACCAGAACATGAGTGCAGCACAGAATCTTGATTTTTTCGCCAGGCTCTTCGGGATTACTGCAGATGAAAGAGGGGCCAGGATCGACTCTCTTCTTGAACTCGTCGGACTTAGCGGCGTTGAAAAGAAAGTCGGAGGATTCTCAAAAGGGATGAGGCAAAGGCTTGGGATTGCAAAGACCCTCATAAACGACCCGGATGTTATTATTCTCGACGAACCGACTGCAAACCTCGACCCGCAGGGAGTCGCCGACTACCGGAGAATAATCAGACAGATCTCGGAATCTGGAAAAACAGTCCTTGTATCCTCGCACATTCTTTCCGAGGTCAGCAAAGTCTGTACAAAGATCGGCATTATGTGCAGGGGAAAGATTGTACACGAGGGAAGCTGGGATAATTTTACCGACTCCATAAACAGCCTGAAACTGCCGGAGTTAAGAATCAATGTAGAGACGACAACACCGATGGGGGAACTGACGGTCCCCGGCATCATTGAAGCCGATTATTCTTCTGACCGCAAAAAAGTCAAAATAATCTCATCATCTGATATCAGAGCGGAAATTGCCGAAGAATTGTTTTCATTAAAAATTATCCCGAGGGAGATTGCACTGGATTCTACAACCGTAGAGGATGCAATTCTGTCTTTCTATAATTCAGGAGAGGCAATGCCATGA
- a CDS encoding pentapeptide repeat-containing protein has translation MADTEYNDMIFEKECSVEMIKGSSFDSCTFRDCNLPECDLSGRDFTDCIFENCNLGNIKLNDTGLKQVEFKNCKITGTDFGSCRDIIFEVSFEDCGMDFCNFYRNNLRKTLFSGCRLNEADFLECDLREASFKNCDLLRTGFIQCDLSDSDFRTALNYVIDPEKNRIAGAKFSYPGVLGLLEKYDIIVE, from the coding sequence ATGGCCGATACAGAATATAACGATATGATATTTGAAAAGGAATGCTCCGTGGAGATGATAAAAGGAAGCTCGTTTGATTCATGCACTTTCAGGGACTGTAATCTTCCGGAATGCGATCTTTCTGGCAGGGATTTTACTGATTGTATATTTGAAAACTGCAATCTTGGTAATATTAAGCTGAATGACACCGGGTTGAAGCAGGTCGAATTTAAGAACTGTAAAATAACAGGAACGGATTTCGGCAGCTGCAGGGACATTATTTTTGAAGTTTCGTTTGAGGACTGCGGAATGGATTTCTGCAATTTTTACAGGAACAATCTCAGGAAGACTCTGTTCTCAGGATGCAGGTTAAATGAGGCGGATTTTCTGGAGTGCGATCTGAGAGAAGCTTCATTTAAGAACTGCGATCTCCTGCGGACCGGTTTTATCCAATGTGATCTTTCAGATTCGGATTTCAGGACAGCCCTGAATTATGTAATCGATCCGGAGAAAAACAGGATTGCAGGAGCTAAATTTTCATATCCCGGTGTCCTTGGTCTCCTGGAAAAATATGATATAATCGTCGAATAA
- a CDS encoding phosphoribulokinase produces the protein MDYSHETNLKNFRHAVDSSESTFIIGVAGDSGSGKTTFTRAIRSIFGNNMVTTISLDDYHVLDRDERKRTGITPLSPEANNFSLLEEHVALLKEGKSIDKPVYNHDSGKIEGPVRLSPSRIIIIEGLHPLFTEKLRELIDFSIYVSPDTDVKYYWKIKRDVNLRGYREEEVLAELESRRADYENYVHPQIRFADAVIGISKSRYADIMNERGVYRVVLYQKKQDRTIRNINLNFDLFAINSLAERGFSFDFSIIEKYEKKMGALSLDGEFRHEVVSLLEKGIEMQTGIGPVSVYSDRSYVTATEMVELILSWRIINRRMDMKYGSGVSS, from the coding sequence ATGGATTATAGCCATGAGACTAATTTAAAAAATTTCAGGCATGCGGTCGACTCTTCCGAGAGCACTTTCATAATCGGCGTTGCTGGAGATTCAGGTTCGGGAAAGACCACCTTTACAAGAGCAATCCGATCGATATTCGGGAATAATATGGTAACCACGATATCGCTTGACGATTATCATGTTCTTGACCGGGATGAAAGAAAAAGGACGGGCATAACCCCGCTTTCTCCTGAGGCCAACAATTTTTCGCTTCTTGAAGAGCATGTAGCCCTTCTGAAAGAAGGAAAATCAATTGACAAACCCGTGTATAATCATGATTCGGGAAAGATCGAAGGTCCTGTCCGGCTTTCTCCGTCGAGGATAATAATCATAGAAGGTCTTCACCCTCTTTTTACTGAAAAACTTCGTGAACTTATCGATTTCTCCATATATGTAAGTCCGGACACCGATGTAAAATATTACTGGAAGATAAAACGGGATGTAAACCTGAGGGGGTACAGGGAAGAGGAAGTCCTTGCTGAACTTGAGAGCAGGAGGGCTGACTATGAAAATTACGTCCATCCCCAGATAAGATTTGCCGACGCCGTTATCGGGATTTCAAAGAGCCGCTATGCGGATATAATGAACGAAAGAGGGGTCTACAGGGTCGTCCTTTACCAAAAGAAGCAGGACCGGACTATCAGGAATATCAACCTGAACTTCGATCTGTTTGCAATTAATTCCCTGGCTGAAAGGGGTTTTTCATTCGATTTCAGCATTATCGAAAAATACGAGAAAAAAATGGGAGCTTTAAGCCTGGACGGAGAATTCAGGCATGAGGTAGTTAGTCTCCTTGAAAAGGGCATTGAGATGCAGACCGGTATCGGGCCTGTATCTGTATATTCTGACAGGAGTTATGTTACTGCAACGGAGATGGTAGAGCTTATCCTTTCCTGGAGAATAATCAACAGGCGTATGGACATGAAGTACGGGAGCGGTGTCTCATCCTGA
- a CDS encoding radical SAM protein, whose translation MKNSQILETAKTEGIENPPEANPVRCNVCEKRCTIAGDSTGICRMYTASDGVLKEKYPGMLFATYPVSIENIPILHFMPNGKLMLVSTIGCNFSCPGCVSEMIIKNTDSVARMMKKTLPGEVVEAAKSEDCSGIVFCLNEPSVSYYTFLDLIRTAKENGLAAGCSTNGYMTEEAVLGAAKHLDFVNIGLKGSSPERYRECGAGSPDPIFRNIRLLHENGVHVEVSIMHLLGREDEVMRAAEMIEDVSREIPLQIMPFMPHDESQKECQPSVAESEKLCASLEKYLDYVYIFNTPETERLNTYCPSCGKIVIKRKFNGPMGAKVISYRDGGMCECGRSAGIKGEIRTEGFVEPRHMGGYRSIKALDAIETHLAVLGVTDSSKVIDVWIDTVESGYLRGLHKKKSTVEGFFDDLHHFASLAGAEDSYMAMYEKYHPVVENISERAEGAEKPPVYSIMAKPVLPLFVDKMDIDLIRIAGGHPINLDLGLDDKSKKMEIDPAVINSFRPEFVFVSGKRGDDEGFSTEEWKKAGFDIPAVEKGNVFRFIYPDSDSTFSWVITLMDIANKLHPEIFSFDLDYEKERLGI comes from the coding sequence ATGAAGAACTCTCAGATTTTAGAAACAGCAAAGACAGAGGGGATAGAAAATCCGCCGGAGGCAAATCCGGTAAGATGTAATGTCTGCGAGAAGAGGTGCACGATAGCCGGGGATTCGACCGGCATATGCAGGATGTATACGGCATCGGACGGAGTCCTGAAGGAGAAATATCCCGGGATGCTCTTCGCTACATATCCTGTTTCGATAGAAAATATCCCCATTCTCCACTTCATGCCCAACGGAAAGCTGATGCTCGTATCCACAATCGGGTGCAACTTCTCGTGTCCGGGCTGCGTATCCGAGATGATAATTAAAAACACGGATTCGGTCGCGAGGATGATGAAAAAAACCCTTCCTGGGGAAGTTGTGGAGGCGGCGAAATCAGAGGACTGTTCAGGGATCGTCTTCTGCCTGAACGAACCCTCGGTATCCTATTACACTTTTCTCGATCTCATCAGGACCGCAAAGGAGAACGGCCTGGCAGCAGGCTGCTCGACGAACGGCTACATGACGGAAGAAGCTGTTCTCGGGGCTGCAAAACACCTCGACTTCGTAAACATCGGCCTTAAGGGATCGAGTCCGGAGAGGTATCGTGAATGCGGGGCTGGTTCCCCCGATCCAATATTCAGGAACATAAGGCTCCTGCACGAAAACGGTGTCCATGTCGAGGTTTCGATAATGCATCTCCTCGGAAGGGAGGACGAGGTGATGAGAGCGGCAGAGATGATTGAGGATGTCTCAAGGGAGATCCCCCTCCAGATCATGCCGTTCATGCCCCACGATGAGTCCCAAAAGGAGTGCCAGCCGTCTGTTGCCGAATCAGAAAAGCTTTGCGCCTCGCTCGAAAAATACCTTGATTACGTGTATATTTTCAATACTCCGGAAACAGAACGCCTGAATACATACTGTCCCTCCTGTGGAAAAATCGTCATAAAGAGGAAGTTCAACGGCCCGATGGGAGCAAAAGTGATCAGCTACAGGGATGGAGGGATGTGCGAATGCGGGAGAAGTGCGGGGATTAAGGGCGAAATCAGAACCGAGGGATTTGTTGAACCGAGGCACATGGGAGGATACAGGTCGATAAAAGCCCTCGATGCAATAGAAACTCACCTCGCCGTACTCGGTGTCACCGACAGTTCGAAGGTAATCGACGTCTGGATCGACACGGTAGAGAGCGGTTATCTCAGGGGTCTTCACAAGAAAAAATCCACTGTGGAAGGATTTTTCGACGACCTTCACCATTTCGCCTCTCTCGCCGGGGCCGAAGATAGTTACATGGCTATGTACGAAAAATATCACCCGGTTGTCGAGAATATATCGGAAAGAGCAGAAGGTGCGGAAAAACCTCCTGTATACTCGATAATGGCAAAACCGGTTCTCCCGCTCTTCGTGGATAAGATGGACATAGATCTGATACGCATCGCAGGCGGGCACCCGATAAACCTCGATCTCGGGCTGGACGATAAATCGAAGAAGATGGAGATCGATCCAGCTGTCATTAACTCATTCCGTCCCGAGTTCGTGTTTGTCAGCGGTAAAAGGGGAGATGACGAAGGCTTCTCGACCGAAGAGTGGAAGAAAGCCGGGTTTGATATCCCCGCGGTTGAGAAAGGGAATGTATTCAGGTTCATATACCCGGACTCGGACAGCACCTTCAGCTGGGTGATTACTCTTATGGATATCGCAAACAAGCTCCATCCGGAGATCTTCTCGTTCGATCTCGATTATGAGAAGGAGAGGCTCGGGATCTGA
- a CDS encoding PAS domain S-box protein, which produces MIDEGYIPDNNPIKKIAPFLIVATAITCIFLTIYCLLAGINNIYSHLYYIPIILTAIFYPKKGTAFAILLGILFLFITFVVTKADPVLIAENFIRIIVFVALAYIVSKVSFHLREENLKYRNLIDSSGAASAILNDKGKIVHANSAFENITGRALKELKRMNWVSVFEDECRSTALILYRSSIKGEHQDKSNQDLIVRSRQGKEYNVLATIRHVRELGITLISLVDVTEKKNIENMIGAQKERYKKLFQESTEGIFIHNSDGRIFNANPEALRIAGMDLRELKNTNLKSIIPQEFHNAYKYAVRTDLEEGKTFKMEPWIKSKTGERIDLDLISVMVDKKTKVIQSITRDITIRKKNEKALGIAMKKLNLLSSITRHDILNHIMVAKANLVFAIEDTKDESIKSFLEKSVLAMDTIQHQIEFSRDYQDMGGNPPKWHKLDDVIDSCIKSQNLPPEISVQKKIQNIEIFADPMFEKVICNLIGNSIMHGGEISRISISTEEEYDSYNLIFEDDGKGIPEREKHIIFKAGYGRNHGFGLYLVSEILSITGASIRETGIENKGARFEIMFPKEDLRFEGHESRG; this is translated from the coding sequence ATGATCGATGAGGGATATATACCGGACAATAATCCCATAAAAAAAATCGCCCCCTTCCTGATTGTAGCAACTGCTATAACCTGCATTTTTCTGACAATCTACTGTCTCCTTGCAGGTATCAATAATATTTACTCTCATCTTTATTATATCCCAATCATCCTGACCGCCATATTCTATCCAAAAAAAGGAACTGCATTTGCAATTCTGCTGGGCATCCTTTTTCTGTTCATAACCTTTGTTGTAACCAAGGCCGATCCGGTTTTAATTGCCGAAAATTTCATTCGTATTATCGTATTCGTAGCCCTTGCATATATTGTATCGAAGGTCTCGTTCCATTTGAGAGAAGAGAATCTCAAATACAGAAACCTGATAGACAGTTCAGGTGCCGCATCCGCTATTCTTAATGATAAAGGAAAGATCGTCCATGCAAATTCGGCCTTTGAAAATATTACAGGCAGAGCACTGAAAGAATTAAAACGGATGAACTGGGTCTCGGTATTTGAGGATGAGTGCAGGAGCACAGCACTTATACTCTACAGGAGCTCGATAAAGGGAGAGCACCAGGATAAATCCAACCAGGATCTGATTGTAAGATCGAGACAGGGAAAAGAATACAATGTACTGGCGACTATCAGGCACGTCAGGGAGCTCGGGATTACCCTGATATCTCTCGTGGACGTAACCGAAAAGAAAAATATCGAAAATATGATCGGTGCCCAAAAGGAGAGATATAAAAAATTATTTCAGGAATCAACAGAAGGGATTTTTATACATAATTCAGATGGCAGGATCTTTAATGCAAATCCCGAGGCACTGAGAATTGCAGGAATGGATCTCCGGGAACTAAAAAATACCAACCTTAAATCCATAATCCCGCAGGAATTTCATAATGCCTATAAATATGCGGTCAGGACCGATCTTGAAGAAGGAAAGACCTTCAAAATGGAGCCATGGATAAAGTCGAAGACAGGAGAACGCATCGATCTCGACCTGATCTCCGTCATGGTCGATAAAAAGACAAAGGTTATCCAGAGCATAACCCGGGATATAACGATCAGAAAAAAGAATGAGAAGGCCCTGGGAATTGCGATGAAGAAACTTAACCTGCTTTCTTCTATTACACGACACGATATCCTGAATCATATCATGGTCGCCAAAGCCAACCTCGTATTTGCGATAGAAGATACGAAAGATGAGTCCATTAAGAGTTTCCTTGAAAAATCAGTATTAGCGATGGATACGATACAGCACCAGATCGAATTCAGCAGGGACTACCAGGATATGGGCGGAAATCCTCCCAAATGGCACAAACTGGACGATGTCATCGATTCATGCATAAAATCGCAGAACCTTCCTCCGGAGATTTCCGTTCAGAAAAAAATCCAAAACATAGAGATATTCGCTGATCCCATGTTTGAAAAGGTAATCTGCAACCTCATAGGAAATTCCATAATGCACGGAGGAGAGATCAGCAGGATTTCAATCTCCACGGAGGAGGAGTATGATTCTTACAACCTGATATTCGAGGATGACGGGAAAGGAATTCCGGAGAGAGAGAAACACATCATATTCAAGGCAGGATACGGGAGGAACCACGGTTTCGGCCTCTATCTGGTATCTGAAATCCTCTCGATTACGGGAGCCTCTATAAGGGAGACGGGCATCGAGAATAAAGGAGCAAGGTTTGAGATTATGTTCCCGAAAGAAGATCTCCGTTTTGAAGGGCATGAATCACGCGGATAA
- a CDS encoding cyclase family protein has translation MDYIDITIPLSEKTPVFPGDPEVRFNPLVRDGFRLTSIELSSHSGTHVDAPLHYIEGGLSVDRIPLGRINGESIVVDLRGTGHSSGFITRGDIPEKTNGAKILILNTGFSPESSGMDRYMSINIECAGYLADCGYTCVVTDAPSIESFDGDGTVHRILLGRDVYIIEMADLSHVSPGRYHLYAMPLKLEGCDGSPVRAVLVPCSKEV, from the coding sequence ATGGATTATATCGATATCACGATCCCGCTCTCGGAAAAGACTCCGGTCTTCCCGGGCGACCCGGAGGTCAGGTTTAATCCCCTGGTCAGGGACGGCTTCAGGCTGACATCAATAGAGCTCTCGTCGCACAGCGGAACCCATGTCGATGCACCCTTACATTATATCGAAGGAGGCCTGAGTGTTGACCGGATCCCTCTCGGGAGAATCAACGGTGAATCGATAGTCGTCGATCTGAGAGGTACCGGGCACTCGTCGGGCTTTATCACGAGAGGGGATATCCCGGAAAAAACAAATGGTGCGAAGATATTGATCCTGAACACAGGCTTTTCACCGGAATCTTCGGGCATGGATCGTTATATGTCCATAAACATCGAATGTGCAGGATATCTGGCGGATTGCGGGTATACGTGTGTCGTAACCGATGCACCCTCGATAGAATCTTTTGACGGCGACGGAACGGTTCACCGCATCCTCCTTGGGAGAGATGTTTATATTATAGAGATGGCGGATCTGTCACATGTAAGTCCGGGAAGATACCATCTGTATGCAATGCCCCTGAAGCTTGAGGGCTGTGACGGTTCACCTGTACGTGCGGTACTTGTACCATGTTCTAAGGAGGTCTGA
- a CDS encoding ABC transporter ATP-binding protein, with translation MLKIEDLHVSVEGKEVLHGINLHIREGETHVLMGPNGSGKTTLLRSIMGFSGYEITSGKIFFKGRDVTDLPLNERARFGMGMMFQRPPTISGLKLGKLLSATSGGDVSSIGRYSSQMNMASFLDRDVNAGFSGGEIKRSEVLQLLIQQPDFVMLDEPESGVDLENIALIGHSIARLVEKDRHIIDRYKSGLIITHTGYILDYLDADAGHMLCDGEIKCHGNPREILKVIQEKGYQECIRCQK, from the coding sequence ATGTTAAAGATCGAAGACCTTCATGTCAGTGTGGAGGGCAAAGAGGTTCTGCACGGTATCAATCTGCATATCCGGGAAGGTGAAACCCATGTACTGATGGGTCCCAACGGCTCGGGAAAGACCACGCTCTTAAGATCTATCATGGGTTTTTCAGGGTATGAGATTACATCGGGAAAGATCTTCTTCAAAGGAAGAGACGTCACCGATCTGCCGCTGAATGAAAGAGCGAGATTTGGAATGGGGATGATGTTCCAGCGTCCCCCCACGATTTCCGGTCTGAAACTGGGTAAACTTCTGTCAGCCACATCCGGGGGCGATGTCAGCAGTATCGGGAGATATTCGTCGCAGATGAATATGGCATCATTCCTTGACAGGGACGTCAATGCAGGTTTTTCAGGAGGAGAGATCAAAAGAAGCGAGGTTCTCCAGCTTCTTATCCAGCAGCCGGATTTCGTAATGCTCGACGAACCCGAAAGCGGGGTAGATCTTGAAAATATCGCATTAATCGGGCACTCGATCGCGAGACTCGTTGAAAAGGATCGCCACATTATTGACAGGTACAAATCAGGTCTCATCATAACGCACACGGGATATATTCTCGACTATCTTGACGCCGATGCCGGTCATATGCTCTGCGATGGCGAGATAAAATGCCACGGAAACCCGAGAGAGATACTGAAGGTCATACAGGAGAAAGGCTACCAGGAGTGTATCAGATGCCAGAAATAA
- a CDS encoding SufD family Fe-S cluster assembly protein has protein sequence MPEIIDEIPEEDKKRMELSGFEFDARKRSGSFIQRDQHIHLSSSKVEGIEMLPIEIALKKYDWLKDYYWNLVDRDKDEYTKFVAEKEEKEGPRGFVVLARKGSKNIFPLQSCLFMKSAEIQTVHNIIIAEEGAELHLITGCTSSIGREKGTHYGITEIYVGKDAQVSNTMIHTWGENINVFPRSATKVEENGTFLSNYISLKPVGKVQMYPVADLAGKNSVARFNSVVLAPKGSHLDLGQRALLTGEGSSAELISRVITSGGVVFARSHIAGISDNTKGHIECKGLILEDGVIHSIPEVEGRLKNTELTHEAAVGKIARDEIEYLMARGLDEEEATATIIRGFLDVRIKGLPDSLQKEIDAAIDAAESGF, from the coding sequence ATGCCAGAAATAATCGATGAAATACCTGAAGAAGACAAAAAACGCATGGAGCTTTCAGGGTTCGAGTTCGATGCCCGGAAAAGATCGGGTAGTTTTATCCAGAGAGATCAGCATATTCATCTCTCTTCATCGAAGGTTGAGGGAATCGAGATGCTCCCGATCGAGATCGCCCTTAAAAAATATGACTGGCTTAAGGACTATTACTGGAATCTTGTCGACCGGGATAAAGACGAGTATACGAAATTTGTAGCGGAAAAAGAAGAAAAAGAGGGTCCCCGCGGTTTCGTAGTTCTCGCGAGAAAAGGCAGCAAAAATATATTCCCCCTCCAGTCCTGCCTCTTCATGAAGTCGGCGGAGATCCAGACGGTCCACAATATAATTATTGCGGAGGAAGGTGCCGAGCTTCACCTGATTACCGGCTGTACCAGCAGTATCGGCAGGGAGAAGGGGACGCATTACGGCATAACCGAGATATATGTAGGGAAGGATGCCCAGGTCAGCAATACGATGATCCACACCTGGGGAGAAAACATAAACGTATTCCCCCGGAGTGCGACAAAAGTTGAAGAAAACGGAACATTCCTTTCGAATTACATCAGCCTGAAACCTGTAGGGAAGGTCCAGATGTATCCTGTCGCCGATCTTGCCGGTAAAAACTCGGTTGCCCGTTTCAACTCAGTTGTTCTGGCACCGAAAGGCTCTCATCTCGATCTGGGCCAGCGTGCCCTTCTGACCGGCGAAGGTTCGAGTGCCGAACTTATTTCAAGGGTAATCACCTCGGGAGGCGTTGTGTTTGCAAGATCCCACATTGCAGGAATTTCGGATAACACCAAGGGCCATATAGAGTGCAAGGGTCTCATCCTTGAAGACGGTGTAATACATTCGATTCCTGAAGTGGAGGGGCGGCTTAAGAATACCGAACTGACACATGAGGCGGCGGTCGGAAAGATCGCACGCGATGAGATCGAGTACCTGATGGCGAGGGGTCTCGATGAGGAAGAGGCCACTGCAACAATTATCAGGGGATTTCTTGATGTCAGGATCAAGGGACTGCCCGATTCACTTCAGAAAGAGATCGATGCCGCAATTGATGCGGCCGAATCCGGATTCTGA
- a CDS encoding GHMP family kinase ATP-binding protein: MAKLTIRGGDLDLVEYEFSPFDIGENIETLGIKPDKEPFPEKGTFIVTAPARIHLSVLDMNRFAPNRPGGGGIGFAIQLYTNAAVTCTDGEVSIEYDRVPVIRHFVEVFKKVTGYTGGFTIKITDHEKKHVGLGSTGSVLLAVGHAMNSAVGSPLDSDQIRLLIGNNYVEETCDGHIIHGFETGVGPAAATYGGMAVLGDELNLVCHHSFAADKNVYIIIPPTEAKAHGEDEFNVLMNRARELDYRDRELKAYLVLMDLIPALIRDDLKTLGEVISEIDFRGSKRAEVEHNSFEIYHYMSKLRGSGLEFVGMSSVGPSIAVITEKPETEMRKIAEKLGLEISIATKIDNEGLMIAKN, translated from the coding sequence ATGGCAAAATTAACGATCCGTGGCGGAGACCTGGATCTTGTAGAGTACGAGTTTTCGCCATTCGATATCGGTGAAAACATAGAGACACTCGGAATAAAACCTGATAAAGAACCGTTTCCTGAAAAAGGCACTTTTATCGTAACCGCTCCTGCAAGGATACACTTGTCCGTCCTTGACATGAACCGGTTTGCTCCCAACAGACCGGGAGGAGGCGGGATCGGGTTTGCAATTCAGCTCTATACTAATGCAGCCGTCACATGCACAGACGGGGAAGTATCCATCGAATACGACAGGGTGCCTGTAATCAGGCATTTTGTAGAAGTTTTCAAAAAAGTCACCGGTTACACCGGGGGATTTACAATAAAGATCACGGACCACGAGAAGAAGCACGTCGGCCTCGGTTCAACCGGAAGCGTCCTCCTGGCGGTTGGACATGCAATGAATTCAGCTGTCGGATCACCACTTGATTCGGACCAGATTCGCCTTCTCATAGGGAACAACTACGTTGAAGAGACATGCGACGGGCACATTATTCATGGCTTTGAGACGGGAGTAGGCCCTGCTGCGGCAACTTACGGCGGCATGGCTGTTCTCGGGGACGAACTGAATCTCGTATGTCACCATTCATTTGCGGCAGACAAGAATGTCTACATCATCATTCCTCCCACCGAAGCGAAGGCACACGGAGAGGACGAATTCAACGTGCTCATGAACAGGGCAAGGGAGCTGGATTACCGCGACAGGGAGCTCAAAGCATACCTGGTGCTGATGGATCTCATCCCTGCACTGATCAGAGACGATCTTAAGACTCTCGGTGAAGTCATAAGCGAGATCGATTTCAGGGGGTCAAAACGTGCCGAAGTGGAGCACAACTCCTTTGAGATATATCACTATATGAGCAAACTGAGAGGTTCCGGACTTGAATTCGTAGGCATGAGCTCTGTCGGTCCTTCGATTGCCGTAATAACGGAAAAACCGGAAACAGAGATGCGGAAGATTGCAGAAAAACTTGGACTTGAGATCTCGATTGCCACAAAGATCGACAATGAAGGTCTCATGATAGCCAAAAATTAA
- a CDS encoding class I SAM-dependent methyltransferase: MPQGEHRSPAEKAESMARVSRGLFAPAYPAIAGRIKEFCGISEGICIDAGAGSGMLGISLAKITGLEVVLMDLLPENRKYAEENTRQEKLDDRCRFVQGDITDMPFEDEYADLVISRGSIFFWDDLKSAFTEILRVLKPGGKTFIGGGFGDAETRDYICGEMAKEDPEWGKDNEDGKKKTVDNRIRILMALEEAEIFYKCISDDSGFWIVLEKQRSLR; this comes from the coding sequence ATGCCTCAGGGCGAACACAGGTCACCTGCGGAGAAAGCCGAGTCGATGGCCAGGGTGTCGCGGGGGCTTTTTGCACCTGCATATCCGGCAATTGCCGGGCGAATCAAAGAATTCTGCGGAATATCCGAAGGGATCTGCATAGATGCAGGTGCCGGTTCAGGAATGCTCGGCATATCTCTTGCAAAGATCACCGGCCTGGAAGTCGTACTTATGGACTTACTGCCTGAAAACAGGAAATACGCCGAGGAGAATACGAGGCAGGAAAAACTAGATGACAGGTGCAGGTTCGTCCAGGGTGATATTACTGATATGCCCTTTGAGGATGAATATGCAGATCTGGTAATCAGCCGGGGATCTATCTTCTTCTGGGATGACCTGAAGTCCGCCTTTACTGAAATCCTGAGGGTCTTAAAACCCGGGGGAAAGACATTCATCGGCGGAGGATTCGGAGACGCTGAAACAAGGGATTACATCTGCGGCGAGATGGCTAAGGAAGATCCCGAATGGGGAAAAGACAACGAGGACGGGAAGAAGAAAACTGTCGACAACCGGATACGAATTCTAATGGCGCTTGAGGAGGCGGAAATATTCTATAAATGCATCAGCGACGATTCGGGTTTCTGGATCGTTCTGGAGAAACAGAGATCTCTTCGCTAG